A genome region from Cucumis sativus cultivar 9930 chromosome 4, Cucumber_9930_V3, whole genome shotgun sequence includes the following:
- the LOC101215383 gene encoding dynamin-related protein 3A, with product MADDPVAPSTPSVSSSAAAPLGSSVIPIVNKLQDIFAQLGSQSTIELPQVAVVGSQSSGKSSVLEALVGRDFLPRGSGICTRRPLVLQLLQTNTDKEYGEFLHLPGKKFYDFSEIRREIQSETEREVGGNKGVSDKQIRLKIFSPNVLDITLVDLPGITKVPVGDQPSDIEARIRTMIMSYIKVPSCLILAVTPANSDLANSDALQIAGNADPDGVRTIGVITKLDIMDRGTDARNLLLGKVIPLRLGYVGVVNRSQEDILLNRSIKDALVDEEKFFRTHPVYNGLADRCGIAQLAKKLNQVLVQHIKAVFPGLKSRISAALVSVAKEHASYGEITESKAGQGALLLNILSKYCEAFCSMVEGKNEKSTNKLLGGARIHYIFQSIYVKSLEEVDPCEDLTDDDIRTAIQNATGPRSAVFVPDVPFEVLIRRQIIRLLDPSLQCARFIYDELVEISHRCLTNELQRFPVLRKRLDEVIGNFLREGLEPSETIIGHLINIEMGYINTSHPNFIGGSKAVEIALQQVKSSRIPSTVPRLKDGVVEPDKAPPSEKTSKSRAFLARHSNGFLTEKGARPSGDGEKVAPPGATANNSSWGISSIFGGSDNRTSAKESSTSKPYNEQVLNTEQSFSTIHLREPPLVLRPSGGCTEQEAIEIAVIKLLLRSYYDIVRNNVKDLVPKSIMHFLVNHTKQEMHNVFIKKLYRENLFEEMLQEPDEVAMKRKHTRETLRVLQQAFRTLDELPLEAESVERGDDPTGLPRMHGMPTSSVYSTISSNDSFSPSPKNPKPRKSSYSGELQVPLYGNSDSNGNSRSFMPSLYPKLDL from the exons ATGGCGGACGACCCTGTTGCTCCATCTACGCCGTCGGTTTCTTCTTCTGCTGCTGCTCCTCTCGGCAGTTCCGTCATACCTATTGTTAACAAGCTTCAGGATATCTTCGCTCAGCTCGGCAGCCAATCCACCATCGAGCTACCGCAGGTCGCTGTTGTCGGCAGTCAGAGCAGTGGCAAGTCCAGCGTACTCGAGGCTCTTGTTGGCCGTGACTTCTTGCCTAGGGGTTCAGGTATATGCACCAGGAGGCCTCTCGTGCTTCAGCTATTGCAAACTAACACCGACAAGGAATACGGTGAGTTCCTCCACTTGCCAGGGAAGAAGTTCTACGATTTTTCTGAGATTCGGAGGGAAATTCAG TCTGAAACCGAGAGGGAAGTGGGTGGAAACAAAGGTGTCTCAGACAAGCAGATTCGGTTAAAGATTTTCTCCCCAAATGTTCTTGACATTACACTAGTTGATTTGCCTGGCATTACAAAAGTTCCAGTTGGAGATCAACCTTCTGACATTGAAGCACGAATTAGGACAATGATCATGTCTTACATCAAAGTTCCAAGCTGCTTAATTCTTGCTGTCACACCAGCTAATTCTGATTTAGCTAATTCAGACGCTCTTCAGATTGCAGGAAATGCTGATCCTGATG GTGTTAGAACCATCGGTGTGATCACAAAG TTGGATATAATGGACAGAGGTACAGATGCACGAAATCTTTTACTAGGAAAAGTGATTCCTCTACGACTTGGTTACGTTGGGGTTGTCAATCGCAGTCAGGAG GATATTTTACTGAATCGGAGCATTAAAGACGCCCTTGTGGATGAGGAGAAATTTTTCCGCACTCATCCT GTATATAATGGTCTGGCTGATCGTTGTGGCATTGCTCAGTTGGCAAAAAAGTTAAACCAG GTTCTAGTACAACATATTAAAGCTGTATTTCCTGGGCTGAAGTCGCGAATAAGTGCTGCTCTGGTTTCTGTTGCAAAGGAGCATGCCAGTTATGGAGAAATAACGGAATCAAAg GCTGGTCAGGGCGCTCTTCTTCTtaatattctttcaaaatattgtgaag CATTTTGTTCTATGGTTgagggaaaaaatgaaaagtcaACAAACAAGCTCTTGGGTGGAGCTCGCATTCACTATATTTTCCAATCAATCTATGTGAAGAGTTTAGAG GAAGTTGATCCATGTGAGGACTTGACTGATGATGACATTCGTACTGCCATCCAAAATGCAACTGGCCCGAGATCTGCAGTATTTGTACCTGAT GTGCCCTTTGAAGTACTTATTCGCAGGCAAATCATTCGCTTACTAGACCCTAGTTTGCAGTGTGCCAGGTTTATATATGATGAGTTGGTAGAG ATCAGTCATCGAtgtttgacaaatgaattacAAAGGTTTCCTGTTCTAAGAAAGCGTCTCGATGAAGTTATTGGGAACTTTTTGCGAGAAGGTCTTGAACCCTCAGAAACCATTATAGGACATCTTATTAACATTGAG ATGGGCTACATAAACACTTCACACCCAAATTTTATTGGAGGAAGTAAGGCTGTGGAGATTGCCCTGCAGCAGGTCAAGTCGTCTAGGATTCCTTCGACTGTTCCAAGGCTcaag GATGGCGTGGTTGAACCTGATAAAGCACCACCATCTGAGAAAACTTCAAAATCTCGAGCTTTCCTTGCCCGGCATTCAAATGGCTTTTTGACTGAGAAG GGTGCTCGGCCTTCAGGTGATGGTGAAAAAGTTGCACCTCCTg GAGCAACGGCAAACAATTCAAGTTGGGGTATTTCGTCTATTTTTGGTGGGAGTGATAATCGTACATCAGCCAAAGAAAGTTCAACAAGCAAGCCATATAATGAACAGGTTCTCAACACAGAGCAGTCCTTCTCCACGATCCATTTGAGAGAG CCACCACTTGTACTGAGACCTTCAGGAGGGTGTACGGAGCAGGAGGCCATTGAAATTGCGGTCATAAAGCTGCTCCTGAGATCATATTATGACATTGTCAGGAACAATGTAAAAGATTTGGTTCCTAAATCAATCATGCATTTCCTG GTTAACCATACCAAACAGGAGATGCACAATGTCTTCATAAAAAAACTTTACAG AGAAAACCTGTTTGAAGAGATGTTGCAGGAGCCCGATGAGGTGGCAATGAAGAGGAAGCACACGCGAGAAACCCTCCGAGTTCTACAGCAGGCTTTTCGG ACGTTGGATGAATTGCCTTTGGAAGCGGAGTCGGTCGAGAGAGGTGATGATCCGACCGGATTACCGAGGATGCATGGAATGCCAACATCATCTGTGTATTCTACCATCAGTTCAAATGATTCATTCTCCCCTTCTCCCAAGAATCCTAAGCCGCGAAAGTCATCGTATTCAGGGGAGCTTCAGGTGCCGTTATACGGCAATTCAGATTCTAATGGGAACAGTCGATCATTCATGCCCAGCCTCTATCCAAAACTTGATCTATAA
- the LOC101215137 gene encoding costars family protein ABRACL isoform X2: MMVLTRSTLFIRFQSFSECRNLPVTFGVLFNDDRCANIFEALVGTLRAAKKRKIVSYDGELLLQGVHDNVEIILKAIPTTEVASTAAVKTA; encoded by the exons ATGATGGTTCTTACAAG gTCAACTCTTTTTATCCGGTTTCAATCTTTCTCAGAATGTAGAAATTTACCA gTAACATTTGGGGTGTTGTTCAATGATGATAGATGTGCTAACATATTCGAAGCACTGGTCGGGACGCTAAGAGCagcaaagaagagaaaaatagtgAGTTATGATGGTGAATTGTTGCTGCAAGGAGTTCATGATAACGTTGAGATCATTCTCAAAGCCATTCCAACAACAGAAGTTGCATCCACTGCAGCTGTAAAGACGGCCTGA
- the LOC101215137 gene encoding costars family protein isoform X1, which yields MNVEEEVERLKEEIKRLGKLQDDGSYKVTFGVLFNDDRCANIFEALVGTLRAAKKRKIVSYDGELLLQGVHDNVEIILKAIPTTEVASTAAVKTA from the exons ATGAACGTAGAGGAGGAAGTTGAGCGACTCAAAGAGGAAATTAAAAGGCTCGGCAAGCTCCAAGATGATGGTTCTTACAAG gTAACATTTGGGGTGTTGTTCAATGATGATAGATGTGCTAACATATTCGAAGCACTGGTCGGGACGCTAAGAGCagcaaagaagagaaaaatagtgAGTTATGATGGTGAATTGTTGCTGCAAGGAGTTCATGATAACGTTGAGATCATTCTCAAAGCCATTCCAACAACAGAAGTTGCATCCACTGCAGCTGTAAAGACGGCCTGA
- the LOC101214901 gene encoding uncharacterized protein LOC101214901: protein MERNGEGAPALAPAASSSSSSSSQITRPRRSVDPLLVTCRFFSVITALTAILCIVSNVISAIRSFKNQSDIFDGIFRCYAVVIAFFAVLAETEWEFIFKNWKVLEYWAGRGMLQIFVAVMTRAFPVYSVEQRELILLQDAASYLLLACGAVYVVSGILCIGFLKRAREKKETAKDKVVKDLQELERQKQELEQLLISETV from the exons ATGGAGAGAAACGGAGAGGGAGCACCGGCACTGGCACCGGCAgcgtcgtcgtcgtcgtcgtcttCTTCACAAATCACCAGACCTAGAAGAAGTGTGGACCCTTTGCTTGTCACTTGCAGGTTTTTCAGTGTCATAACAGCCCTCACTGCTATTCTCTGCATTGTTTCCAATGTTATCTCTGCAATTCGGTCCTTTAAGAACCAATCCGAT ATATTCGATGGTATATTTCGGTGTTATGCAGTTGTGATCGCATTCTTCGCGGTCCTTGCTGAGACGGAATGGgaatttattttcaagaactggaag GTATTGGAATATTGGGCTGGCCGGGGCATGCTGCAAATCTT TGTTGCAGTCATGACAAGAGCTTTCCCTGTGTATTCTGTAGAGCAGAGAGAgcttattcttcttcaagATGCTGCAAGTTATCTTCTCCTTGCCTGTGGTGCGGTCTATGTTGTATCG GGGATACTGTGCATTGGGTTTCTCAAACGAGCTCgcgaaaagaaagaaactgcAAAGGACAAGGTGGTCAAAGATCTTCAG GAGTTGGAGAGACAAAAGCAAGAACTTGAACAGTTGCTCATTTCAGAAACTGTTTGA